In the genome of Phlebotomus papatasi isolate M1 chromosome 2, Ppap_2.1, whole genome shotgun sequence, one region contains:
- the LOC129800572 gene encoding rhythmically expressed gene 2 protein produces MSLSRFRLITFDVTDTLLQFRTSPGKQFGEVGEMLGLLGSGSDKKQLSAKYKANWHRMNQAHPNFGLKTNIGWENWWRQLIIGSFRETGAQEPEEKLMRIADHVVDMFKTSTSWQHCYGSVEFLNYLKLKQQIGTKGPRIKNEGAPFKIGIISNFDLRLETLLRNMKLFQYFDFVISSYEAGCTKPDPEIFIKAMEASKFQDLQPDECLHIGNTPRHDYLGARGVGWRSALINERDAKDLKAKYGQDIDEKHVFPSLYELHKKITSGECNL; encoded by the exons ATGAGTCTATCGCGATTCCGTCTAATCACATTCGATGTCACGGATACCCTCCTGCAATTTCGCACGAGTCCAGGAAAACAATTTGGTGAGGTGGGTGAGATGCTGGGACTTCTCGGTAGTGGCTCTGATAAGAAGCAACTCAGTGCCAAGTACAAGGCCAATTG GCACCGGATGAACCAGGCACATCCCAATTTTGGCCTGAAGACAAACATCGGCTGGGAAAACTGGTGGCGACAGTTGATAATTG GCTCATTCCGTGAGACTGGCGCCCAGGAACCAGAGGAGAAATTGATGAGGATTGCAGATCATGTGGTGGATATGTTCAAGACCAGCACTTCCTGGCAACATTGCTATGGATCAGTGGAATTCCTCAATTACCTGAAGCTCAAGCAGCAAATTGGCACAAAAG GCCCTAGAATCAAGAATGAGGGAGCCCCCTTCAAAATAGGCATCATCtcgaactttgaccttcgacTGGAGACCCTCCTGCGAAACATGAAGCTCTTCCAGTACTTCGATTTCGTTATTAGCAGCTACGAAGCGGGCTGTACAAAGCCCGATCCTGAGATCTTCATCAAAGCGATGGAGGCTTCAAAGTTCCAAGACTTGCAGCCAGATGAGTGTCTGCATATTGGTAATACTCCAAGGCATGACTACCTTGGAGCCAGGGGAGTTGGTTGGCGAAGTGCCCTGATCAATGAGAGGGATGCCAAGGACCTGAAGGCCAAGTATGGTCAGGATATCGATGAGAAGCACGTCTTTCCCAGTCTCTATGAGTTGCACAAGAAGATCACGAGTGGCGAGTGCAATTTATAG
- the LOC129800563 gene encoding sodium-independent sulfate anion transporter-like: MSRDNIIAAEEDFLEDPDLRHREKWPNIPEILSRKARKVCRVQTITNRLPVLQWIPQYKRQYFFPDIVAGITVALTAIPQGIAYAVVAGLEPQHGLYSELVPSFVYFVLGSCKDITIGPTAIMALLVQSHALKSPDLAFLAAFLTGLIILAMAILNLGFLVQFISIPVTVGFCTAAALTIASAQIKSLLGLPGRGNEFIESWTSVVENIQEIKLWDTVLGVSSIILLVSLKKMQDIPKGKVFFKYLSISRNAIAVILGTVLAFLLQEYTGEVPFALTGSVAAGFPPFAPPPFSTTIGNSTLNFQEMIAELGTSIISIPVISVLEIVAVAKAFSLGKTVDATQEMIALGFSNILASFVASIPLSGSFTRSALNNACGVCTTGGGILTGILVLLAIGFLTTTFYYIPKASLAAVIMVAMYFMVDFEAIKEIWRTKRVDIIPFAITLIACLALGVDLGIVVGIGSNLIFIIYDTARPRIQFKWLKVDNDEILVVTPNQSLIFSSAEHFKNRLMKKVIAQSNPNLLVVIDGHFVQKIDTTAASNIYSAVRSLRDLCRGMIFWNWSGQAQGAAWRLNSQFGTLFRDATSLEELLRAVK; encoded by the exons ATGAGCCGTGATAATATAATTGCAGCTGAGGAGGACTTCTTGGAGG ATCCTGATTTGAGGCACCGGGAAAAATGGCCAAATATCCCAGAAATATTGAGTCGGAAGGCCAGGAAGGTGTGCCGGGTGCAGACAATCACAAATAGACTTCCAGTCCTTCAGTGGATTCCTCAGTACAAAAGGCAATACTTCTTCCCAGACATTGTGGCAGGCATTACAGTGGCTCTCACGGCCATTCCACAGGGTATCGCCTATGCTGTGGTGGCTGGACTTGAGCCTCAGCACGGTTTGTATTCTGAACTTGTGCCCAGTTTCGTGTACTTTGTCCTGGGCAGTTGCAAGGATATCACAATCGGTCCTACGGCCATCATGGCCCTCCTTGTTCAATCCCACGCTCTCAAGTCTCCGGATTTGGCATTCCTGGCAGCCTTCCTAACCGGACTGATTATTCTGGCCATGGCAATCCTCAATCTAGGCTTCCTAGTCCAATTCATTTCCATTCCCGTAACTGTGGGATTCTGCACTGCTGCCGCCCTTACCATAGCCAGTGCCCAGATAAAATCTCTTCTTGGGCTTCCTGGTCGAGGGAATGAGTTCATTGAGAGCTGGACGAGTGTGGTGGAGAATATCCAAGAGATTAAGCTCTGGGACACAGTTCTTGGTGTCTCATCGATAATCTTGCTTGTGTCTTTAAAG AAAATGCAAGACATCCCGAAGGGGAAAGTCTTCTTTAAGTACCTGTCCATATCCCGGAATGCAATTGCAGTTATTCTGGGAACTGTTCTGGCATTCCTCCTGCAGGAATACACAGGAGAAGTTCCATTTGCTCTAACTGGCTCTGTAGCAGCAGGATTTCCTCCATTTGCTCCTCCTCCCTTCAGTACAACCATTGGGAATTCCACTCTCAACTTTCAGGAGATGATTGCTGAACTAGGCACCTCAATCATATCCATTCCTGTGATTTCTGTCCTTGAGATTGTGGCCGTAGCGAAGGCTTTCT CTCTGGGAAAAACTGTCGATGCCACCCAGGAGATGATTGCACTGGGGTTCAGCAATATTCTGGCATCTTTTGTGGCTTCTATCCCCCTCTCGGGATCATTTACACGGAGTGCATTGAACAATGCCTGTGGAGTTTGTACAACAGGAGGAGGCATCCTGACGGGAATCCTTGTACTCTTGGCCATTGGATTCCTCACTACAACCTTCTACTACATCCCTAAGGCTTCCCTAGCGGCTGTGATAATGGTAGCCATGTACTTTATGGTTGATTTCGAAGCCATCAAAGAGATCTGGAGAACGAAGA GAGTCGATATCATCCCTTTTGCCATCACTCTGATTGCCTGTCTGGCTCTAGGAGTGGATTTGGGCATAGTTGTGGGCATTGGCAGCAATTTAATCTTCATCATCTACGACACAGCTCGACCAAGGATCCAGTTCAAGTGGCTCAAAGTGGATAACGATGAGATTCTAGTTGTGACACCCAATCAGAGTCTCATCTTTTCGTCCGCTGAACACTTCAAGAACCGCCTGATGAAAAAAGTAATAGCCCAATCTAATCCCAATCTCCTCGTTGTCATCGATGGGCACTTTGTACAGAAGATAGACACCACGGCGGCATCA AATATTTACTCGGCCGTTCGCAGCCTCAGGGATCTGTGCAGAGGAATGATCTTCTGGAACTGGAGTGGACAGGCTCAGGGTGCCGCCTGGCGACTCAATAGTCAATTTGGGACGCTATTTCGCGATGCCACCAGCCTAGAAGAGTTACTTCGTGCGGTAAAATAG